The Amycolatopsis sp. DG1A-15b genome contains the following window.
ACTTTCACGCCGAACGCCTTCCCCGGTGGAGGGAGCACGCAGCCTTGCGGGTGCCGAGTGTGACGAATACCGATGCGTTGTACCCCAAGGGGTTGCCCCTCAGGTCGACCTCGATGACGGGCAGTTCGAGACGCTTCGTCTCGTCGAAGAGGCGGGTCGGTGAACACACGATCGCGCTCAAGCAGGTTGCACTGCTTGCGCACCAAGGGTTTCTCGTTCTTCCGATGGGCAGCCGAAAATAGAGCGTCCCGCCGGGCACCTCGACCGAGCCTGGCCAAGACCGGTCGTACCGCCAGTCTGAAGTAGCCGATGAGCGGATGTTGCGTACAAGCTGCCTCGTGATCACTGCCCGCGGATCTTGAGCCTCGGCGGCGGGCGATCCGGCTGGATCAGTGGTCGCTCACGGCTCGGAAGGTGTGGCGATAGGCCCGTGGTGAGACGCCGATCGCGGCGTGCAGGTGCTGCCGCAATGAGGCGGGTGTCGCGAAACCCACCCGTTCGGCGATCTGCTCGATGGGCAGGTCGCTGGACTCCAGCAGTTCCCGTGCGCGGGCGACCCGCTGCTGGATCAGCCACCTGCCCGGACTCATCCCCGCTTCGTCCCGGAACCGGCGGGCGAACGTCCGCAGGCTCATCCGGGCGTGCCCGGCGAGATCGGTCAGCGTGAGCGGTTCGGCCAGCCGCCTGAGCGCCCACGCCTGTGTCGCCGCCGTCCCGGCCGAGGACGGCTCCGGCACCGGCTGCTCGATGTACTGAGCCTGACCACCTTCGCGGAACGACGGCACCACGCACCGGCGCGCGACGCGGTTCGCCACCGCGCTGCCGTGGTCCTTGCGCACCAGGTGCAGGCACACGTCGACGCCGGATGCGGCCCCGGCCGAGGTGAGCACGTCACCGTCGTCGACGAAGAGCACATCCGGGTCCAGGACCACCTCGGGGAAGAACTCCCGGAACCGGGCCGTGTGGTTCCAGTGCGTCGTCGCGCGCCGCCGGTCGAGCAGGCCGGCGGCGGCGAGGGTGAAGGAGCCGGTGCAGATCGACACGATCCGCGCGCCGGCCGGGATTCGCCCGAGCGCGTCCGCCACCGGGCCGGGCAGCCGGGCGGAGTCCGGAGCCGATTCGTACGGCGGGATGACGACGGTGTCCGCGGTGGCCAGCACGTCCGGCCCGCGGCCGGTAGTGATCGTGAAGTCACCGGAAGTACGCACCGGGCGGCCGTCGACCGTGCAGGTAACCACCTCGTAGCGGCCGTCCGCGGTGCCGAAGACGCGCTGCGGGATACCCAGCTCGAACGGGTAGACCCCGTCGAGCGCGAGGACGACGACACGATGCATGGCACGATCCTCTCGATGAATGGCTTTCATGCCACTCCCGCGTGGCGCTCGGGCACCGCAAGCTGGGCGCATGAACGACATCACCACCATGCGTGCGATCAGCCAGGACGTCGTCGGCGGCCCCGAGGTGCTCCGGGAGGTCCGGCTGCCGCGGCCGGCGCCCGGCCCCGGAGAGGTCCTGGTCCGGGTGCACGCCGCCGGGGTCAACCCCACCGACTGGAAGCACCGCGGGGTTCCCGGCCTCTTCCTCGGCGAGCCGCCGTTCGTCCTCGGCTGGGATGTCTCCGGCGTCATCGAGACGGTCGCCCCCGGTGTCACCCTCTTCAAGCCGGGCGACGAGGTTTTCGGCATGCTGCCGTACCCGTACGGAGCGGGCTCGCACGCCGAGTACGTCACCGGCCCCGCGCGGGCCTTCGCCGCCAAACCGGCCACCATCGACCACGTGCAAGGCGGCGCCCTGCCGCTCGCCGCCCTCACCGCTTGGCAGGCACTGGTGGACACCGCCGAGGTCGCAGCGGGTCAGCGGGTGCTGATCCACGCCGCGGCCGGCGGCGTCGGCCACCTCGCCGTGCAGATCGCCAAGGCCCGCGGCGCGCACGTGATCGGCACCGCGAGCACCCCCAAGCACGACTTCGTCCGCGCACTGGGCGCCGACGAGGTCCTCGACTACCGCACCACGGACATCTCCGAGGCCGTTCGCGACGCCGACGTCGTCCTCGACGCCCAGGGCAGCGACCACGCCCTCCGGTCCCTGCGCAGCGTGCGCCCGGGGGGCATCCTGGTCTCTCTGCGGCTCGACGGCGGAATCCCCGCCCTCCTCGAGGAATCGTCCCGGCTCCAGGTGCGCGCGGAGGTCATGCTGGTGCAGCACGACCACGCG
Protein-coding sequences here:
- a CDS encoding helix-turn-helix domain-containing protein, with amino-acid sequence MHRVVVLALDGVYPFELGIPQRVFGTADGRYEVVTCTVDGRPVRTSGDFTITTGRGPDVLATADTVVIPPYESAPDSARLPGPVADALGRIPAGARIVSICTGSFTLAAAGLLDRRRATTHWNHTARFREFFPEVVLDPDVLFVDDGDVLTSAGAASGVDVCLHLVRKDHGSAVANRVARRCVVPSFREGGQAQYIEQPVPEPSSAGTAATQAWALRRLAEPLTLTDLAGHARMSLRTFARRFRDEAGMSPGRWLIQQRVARARELLESSDLPIEQIAERVGFATPASLRQHLHAAIGVSPRAYRHTFRAVSDH
- a CDS encoding NADP-dependent oxidoreductase gives rise to the protein MRAISQDVVGGPEVLREVRLPRPAPGPGEVLVRVHAAGVNPTDWKHRGVPGLFLGEPPFVLGWDVSGVIETVAPGVTLFKPGDEVFGMLPYPYGAGSHAEYVTGPARAFAAKPATIDHVQGGALPLAALTAWQALVDTAEVAAGQRVLIHAAAGGVGHLAVQIAKARGAHVIGTASTPKHDFVRALGADEVLDYRTTDISEAVRDADVVLDAQGSDHALRSLRSVRPGGILVSLRLDGGIPALLEESSRLQVRAEVMLVQHDHAGMAAIACLAAEGLLRAEIAATFELADAAKAHELGDTGHTTGKLVLTMR